AAGTTACCCAGAGACAGAAATCTGTTAAATCCCAAATCCGGCCAAACtagtttattttgttttggatagaacagAAAAGGTTTAGATCCTttatcagatttttattgctgtatgtgtcccttTTGGTGACGTTTATCCTCAGATCCTGTTTGGACAGAAAATGATGGGAGTCTTATGGAGACAGAACCTTGAAAACATTTTGGCTAGTTATAGATGGGCAAATGTCTCCCTGCAAACAATGTGTGGGCAGACATCTGCCCACCACTTGAAGCAATGGGATGGACACAGGGTTTCTTGCATGACTAAAATGTAAGACTAATATAGTGCATGGGTAGTTTACTAGTGTAGATGACACTTATTATGGGTACATCTAAGTGGCTTGATCTTTGTCTTGAGTGTCGTATAAGGCCTCAAATCAGAGAAGATTGGGCAATACATGGCCAACTTTCTAGTGTCATACTTATTTTGGGGGAACAGTATGTTATTGGCCTAAAATATCCTACAGAGTCAATAGACTTTTTCCTCAAGAGAGATCTGTCAAGAGTGTCTGCTAAATGTCCTACATACATTCTGATCTGCTGTTTTTgacatacataaaaataaaaaaataacatatttatCAGAGTGAGGCAGAATTGGAAATGCTGAAAATGCTTTTATTGTTGCTATAACCTTCTTATTCCAGTGATTTCACCTCCCAATTCTTGTACAGAATGTCACCTGGACAAAAAGTCCTTCTAATATGgccacagaaagaaaaaaatgcccaacagATTGTTTAAATCTTCCCCAAAGTTCCCAAGCCTAAAAACATTGgccagtgtaatgccctgtacacacgatggaaaatgtgtgataggaccttgttgtcggaaattctgaccgtgtgtaggctccatcacacattttcatcggattttctgacacacaaagtttgagagcaggatataaaattttccgacaacaaaatccgttgtcgaaaattccgatcgtgtgtacacaaatccgagggacaaagtgccacgcatgctcagaataaataaagagatgaaagctattggctactgccccgtttatagtcccaacgtacgtgttttacgtcaccgcgttcagaacgatcagattttccaacaactttgtgtgaccgtgtgtatgcaagacaagtttgagccaacatccgtcggaaaaaatcctaggatttcgttgtcggaatgtccgaacaatgtccgaccgtgtgtacggggcattagacttaaagTACCCATAGCATATTTTTAATACCATTTATCAAGGTTTCACAATGTACCTCATTTACTTACTTGGTAAATGGTTCATATGGAAGACCAATTTCTATTTCATTTGTATATAAATGGTCATGGTGCAAATATctgtgaaaacaaacaaaaatgtttaCAGCTATCTTTATTTAAACAGCCCTGGCCATTAGTAATGTTTAGAGGTAGAACAAATTGCAATGCATAAGATATTCATTGGTGTTCCTCGGCATAGGTAAACATTGTAGCTCAGCTGCAATCAATGCAGGCAGATGTGGCTGTTTTCTTCTTCCCTTATACTACCTACACTACAAAATGCACATGAGTTGGTGgcaattgtaaaagaaaaaagaactttTGTTTCTATACATTCCCTGAACAATGTGTTAAAGAAGAGAATGTAAATGAGGGAAGCATTTGAAAGAGTTGTCACTGGATTATTTAACCCTTAATGCTTGGCTGCCGGTGTGTAAAAGactttattgtgttttttatttatactaTCTAACATAATAGTACAGTCAGTGGTCCTAAGCTGGCTATAAGCATAAAATGGCAGTTAGACAGTCTGATGCTCATCCTTAAACCCTTTCTGATCTTAATTTTAACTTGGTTCACTTTAAATATGGCACTTACGGTATATGGCTAAtgcaaagaaaaaggaaagaatggCACCTGTCACTCAGAGATTTTCCAGCAAGTTACAGTTTCTATATATACTTCAAACAGTCCTAAATGCTTGTTATTGCTTCCTTGGGAAGACTTACATAACCTGATCACCTTTGTTCATGCATCAATCAgccagtataatgccccgtacacacggtcggattttccgatggaaaatgtccgatcggagcgtgttgtcggaaattccgaccgtgtgtgggctccatcggacattttccatcggattttccgacacacaaagttggagagcaggagataaaattttccgacaacaaaatccgttgtcggaaattcctatcgtgtgtacacaaatccgacggacaaagtgccacgcatgctcagaataaataaagagatgaaagctattggccactgccccatttatagtcccgacgtacgtgttttacgtcaccgcgtatagaacgaacggattttccaacaactttgtgtgaccgtgtgtatgcaagacaagtttgagccaacatccgtcggaaaaaatcctaggattttgttgtcggaatgtccaaacaaagtccgagtgtacggggcataagtcagctACACTGACTGTGTAGGGTCAGCTTTAGTAATGAAGTGAACATACCACAGTCTATGATTTGCTCCACAGACAACCTTGGTGCCATTATTATTTTGGGGACAAAAACAACTTAAGGAAAACTTTTACCTTCTGAGATAGATTAGCCAGAAATCTCTTCTAAGGTTTGAAGGGGCCCAAATATATTCCTATTATCACTCGAACAATGATCATGTTATATCTAATGGGCACACATACGCTACAATTCGATTATATTTATCAACAACTATATGGGGCAAATCAATAGTTTGCCTAGGTGGGATTTTGGATTACACAGCTGTTGGAAAGTCTAAAGTagattgtacagaaattgtacaatGAAATTGTAATATGTGTGTGACTAAGTTAATTGTACCCTTAACTGTATATAATCAAAATAACGGGGAAGGAAATTGCATTCTCTATATAATTAGCAATAACAGAGAAAGGAAATTGTAGGTAGTGGTGATAAATACCAACTAGATTGCCTATCCTATTCTATCCTGCCCTGCATTAGTGAAGATGCAGGTGAGGCCCATTTCTTCAGTTTTACACCTTTATTGTGAGAGCAATGTAATGtcagtttgtaatttttttttcattgtacaaGAAAACAAAACCTAAGTCATTAAAGGTTTAAtagttctaattttatttttaatttattgcagCAAACCAAGGTCAGCGTAGAAGGGTACACAGGCACAACTGTTTTCTGAAAAGATGCATGCCTCTTCATTCAAGGGTACCCTTTCcctgaggtaaagtttcacttatTCTACCTATTCAGTCTTTTCATTCCTAATTACATCTATTAAGATTTTCTTTCTAAAAGACATATACGGTATGCATGGCTGGGAtgaggaggaggcagaagaggtGGCCATCTTGGGCACTTTAGCTGGGAAGGGAACAAAAAAAGGTTGGACCTGCTAATGGGGATGTAGAAGTGGTCATATTGGGTATTTCAGCTGATGGGTGGGGGGTACATTGGTTATTTTGCTTTGGATGCTAaaggaccttgtcccagcactgactgtGCATATGTCATTATAGTCTTCTGCATGCTAAATTGTATGTTCAATTATTCCCCAACAGACTGTTAGAGGAGTTGTTTTTCTTCTGTAAATATCCTGCCTTTATTATTTCTTTGTGATTGAGTTACAGATTAATTCTGAAAGCAAGCAAAGAACTTGATGCAGTGTATCTaaccccaagaacaaaaatgtaatacattgcggCTAGTTGTTAGAAGTGGGGGCTGCAttgattttattttctttctgGAATGTtatattttaacctggtgatcctgccagtaatatacAATAATTCATGTACAAGGGTGACAGAGCTCCCTCACTCTACTATCTATGAAGGagcaggacagaaagtgtgttaggactacagaaaacatTCCCTTCTCTTCATCTCCATGAAATTGGAGAGCTCATCAATGGCAAcctccatatttctctcatgacTGTGCCATTTGCCTATGCACCAAACAATGGCTTCTTCTGTTTCTTAtccatttctttttatatatatatatatatatatatatatatatatatatatatatatatatatatatatttgcgtcTGGCCATCATttaaacaataaaattaaaaagcaaTGCAAAGTGCAGCAAAGATGATGGACAAAATCCACTGTTTCATTGCATCCAATCAGATTTCCCCTGACAGTTTACAGTACACAATAAATTATGATTGCTTTCTATTGTAAATTCTGATGAAACCTAAATGTTTTATAGCATCTTCTATCCCAGTGATATCACACATGACTAACTTGAAAACATTCCCAGTATAGAAGTCAATTGGTCTCATGACAATGGCAAGCAAACCAGAGCTGATTTCCTCTGATGCACAGAAATATTTCAAGTTAACATTATTTGTCAGCTTGGATAAAAAAGACCACAACCTTCAATTATTTGAGTTGTTTGATTCATTGGAGCTTTATTTAACGAGAAGCATATGGATTTTCTATGGCAGTCAGCAATGCTTCCTTTTCAACTAATACACTACCATGACATATGAGAATGTCAACTTGTTAACCCTCCTTTTCTCTGGAGGCCTAATGCCtttaataaaaattgaaataaataattaattttgTATATAGGCTGTCATAAAGTAAATGCTATGAACAACACATGAAATTATTATAAATGGGGCATTCCTACACCAGAACAAGATTATAACAAGCTTCTATTAAAGCTGCACATTCAGTTAACAGACACCACAGACATCCCATGAATTATACAGGACATTGCTCTCCTAAAATGGATTTCTGGGGCACAGATAACAGCAGTGTTCTATGTTTTTGTCTTTCATATAGTCACAAACCCATTGCTCACTTCTGATACAATCATAAATCCTAGTATGTGTATAGCAGGATCACCATAGCCTTGTTCTATTTGTAATGAACCTGCCCAAAAATGTTACTTACAGGTACCAACATAAACATTCACGCTCAGCTAAAAGCAGTGTGAAAATGTTTGTGAACTTCCCTATCCTAACCACTACCGAATAGCATTCAGCCCAAATATTGTGGCTAATTGGCACCCAATGATGAATGCTCTATTGGTGTTTTCAGTAGCCTGTTGGTGTCTATAGGCCTAAATCTGGTTTTAAAGTTGGACATTTCAAATCACCAAGTATGGCAAATAGGATTCCAAATCATTGCCAGAAACTAAGCTATCAATAATGAGTTCAATCAATCACCAATATTTAGTCAAAGCTCGACAATACTGTAAATTCACAGCTTCACGGCTGTGCATttgaaattgattttttttggtgTCAATTTCAATCCTATCTCCTTTGTGGACAATCAAAAACACAGTTTTATGAATTCAATTGCTTTGgcattttaacaaaaaatgtattaaaagttcAGTTGCTCTATCAAATTGCTTTAGTACATGTATGGCTATCTTAAGATTAGCCAACAATCATATCATGTCTATGGACACCTTTAGTCTCAATATTCTGCAGGTTTGAAAAAAGGGACATAACAAATCTGTTGTGGGTGCTCTTCTTTAAGTGATCACTTATACTGCAATCACAgcaaatatttttttaagtttggtgTTTAACCACATGACCTCCAGAAGGCCCCCTtacgaccagggcattttttgtttttcagcactgtgctggcaattgctcggtcatgaaacgctgtacccaaattaaatttgtataattttttcacagaaatagagctttcttttggtggtatttaatcgcctctggtttttttatttatttattatacaaataaaaaatctgaacattttgaaaaaagcatTAGCATAAAACTGCTGCCTGCCCACAGTAAATGTACAGGTGGTGGGTGGCAAATGGTTAACTTCTCCACAATGTTATTGAAGGTTTATACTCAAGGGATTGGTGAGATATTCACTAAACCAGTTTATTAGCCTACAAAACCTGAACTTGTGTATTATTTAGATGTTTCTAGCAACATGTGTGATGGCATTCTTCATAGCCAGAGGTTAGAAGTTTTGCAAATGATAAAAGCTTTtcagtttttaataacatcagCCAGACAGACTTCAAACAAATGCATGGCCCTATCCTAGGAGGAAGAAAAACTGCATTGTTTGACTTTCGCCTACCAAAATCACTGCCATAGGAAAACATCTAACCTTTCTTTAAAGTAATAAGACATTACCATTTGAAAACAATCCTTTAAAAATGCATTGGTTTTCTAACAGAATAGTTCTGTTACTATAGTTCTTTATGTACATACTGCAGCATTGTTTTTTTCAATTGTGTTTAAAATAAAATTCTTGGCAATAATTTACTACATGAAGCGCTATTACCTCTAAGAAAAATAAGCTATTGACATTAGATGGTAATGTGTTTTGCCTTCTTAAATTAATTACCATGGTGTAGTCCATTAAAGCTTTTCTCTAAACCAGATCCAGATAGGATGATTGATTTTCTAAATGACCAACAGTTTTGtttaaccaaataaaaaaaatctccattaggTTCAGCACTGATAAAGTGCTGAAGATAACTTTTAAAGAGGGCTTGGTTGATTAAATAATAGACATTTAATTATTAGGGACACTAGTTAACAACAAGATAATCAGGGCTTGGAGCAAAGTGCAAGCTATTGATATTACAACATCATTGTATTAGTTTTTTAAATTTATAAAAAGTAAGagtaaacacaatttaaaaaagagAGAACAAACATAGCAGAACACACGTAGGCAGTCATATTTTTAAAGCACTAAATCATCAGCTTGTGATTATACACTGGATTCTTTCTATTGTATAATTGATGCCATTTATAAAGCATTTTTTTACTTGATCTCCAGGTTTGTCCACTTGTTTGATTCCTCGAGTTTTCAGTAACATTCGCTACTGTATATCTATGACACTATCCCGATCACTGATTATTAGCAAGTTCAAACAGGCATATCAATGTAACTGGATTCTACCATACTTTATAACTGATTGCCAGAATGCCAAAAGAATTTCACTTTGTTGTAAACtcttaaaaaaatccaaaattgctaaaaataattttattttaaaaagtttaaacttttttttttttaatgtttacttgcCAAATCCTTGCCTAGGCAAAGATGATGTCATGGGCCTCCTGCACATGTGAACACCCATAGCCCGTGGTTGCATGTGTGAGATCTAGCAaactgcctcctgggatgtgtaacatcatctttccctAGGCAAGGATTTGACacgtaaacatttaaaaaaaaaagtttaaacttttTAAAATCAAATATACACATCCCAGGATACAGTTTGCTAGATCTCTCTCATGTGTACAAAAGCTCTTCATTCTCTGCCAGAGAACTGGCAAAGACCCACAGTGGGTGTGTGCATGCGTGGGGAATCTGGAGCATGCACAAACAAGCTGCAGGGTTTTCTGGAAAATTCCCTTAGACAAGGGCAAAGACTCGTGGCATGTCTGTGCATGCACTAGATGTCCATTAAAGATGTCAGCGCTGGCGAAGAGCAGCTGAGGGAGGACTTCTGCCTCAAATAAGACAATGCTGAACTCTATGGTGCATtaagtagggttttttttttttttaaagaaaagggaaaagcgttagagattttttttttttttttgggggggggggggtggttaggtAGGGTGAAGTTCTCATTAAAATGCAGTGTTTATCCAGAGGTAAACCTAGAGCCAATAGCAGTAGCAGTTACCAGAGAAAAAAAAGGCAGTTCACAGAGACGGATGAGAGTTATTTTAACAGCTTGTGGTATTTTATCTCAAAATTATTTACTGTTCAAAGTGATCGATTCAAAAACAAGCCATTTGAggagaaatggctgtttaaccagCCAAAGCCTTAATTTCTCATTATTCACAATTTTATCATCACCTCAAATGGCTTCTTCTCCTGCTCATTAAAACACATAGTTATCACCAGCCTGAAGCTAACATTATTTTATGGAGCGATAACTTTTGCTATAATCTTTGTTAATTGACTTTTACATAggaattactgaaaaaaaaaaatctgaaataatataaTTGTGATAAATTCAGGGGATCTGTACAATAAAGCAAATTGAAAACAGAAATcgcagtgattaaaaaaaaaaaatgtgaaaggcaTGGTGACAAAAATAGCCATTATGCTTTAGTAAATTGACCCTAATGGCAAACAAGCATTTGCATTTcttaaatcaggggtaggcaacctcggcactccagctgtggtgaaactacaaatcccatcatgcctctgcctctaggagtcatgcctgtgattgtcagggtcttgcagtgtctcatgggacttgtagtttcaccacagctggagagccGAGGTTGTCTACCCCTGTCTTAAATAGTTTTCATCTAAATTTCTTTCCATTTTTATTGCCCCTATATGAGCATAAAAATGGGGTAAGGCATTATGAGAATAGACATGCAATGCTCAAAAGAGTCTATGGCCTAAACATTATGGGAAACTACCTAATTTAAACCTATATAGCCAGAGTGAAAGAATTCATAGCTTCAAGTATTAACTACCCAAAGTCTTAATATTTCATTATTCACTTTACCACCACATCAAATAGCTTCTTCGCCTGCTCATTAAAACATATAGTTATCACAGCTTGAAGCTGGTAGTATTTTAAGGAGTGATAGCTGGTGCTATAATCTTTGTTAAATGACTTAATTGAATGAATTACGGGAAAAAATCTGTAAAATAATATAATTGTGCTGAGTTTAGGTGATCTGTGCTATAAGGTGAATTGAAAACAAAAATTTTAGTAATTCTTCAATGGTTTTCATCTAAAAATGTTTCCATTTTGTATTGCCTCTATATGGAATAATACAGCATAACAAAATGGTATAAGACATTATAAGAGGCATGAAACACTCAAAAGTGTCTGTTTACATCTATAAAACCAGAATGCAAGAATTCATAGCTACATGTATTAAATTGCCAGATATTTTTTTCCAGCCAAATGTGCTATAGTATTGTAagttataacatttattttttttaaaaggtgtaaTACACTACTGATTTACTTTCAATTCCAGCTATATGAACTAAAATGATCAACCCTAAGTATGACTATAATTATGTTCACCCCCAACCAAAATAATCAATAATATGCTTACCTTTCTTTTTCTTAAAGTTCTGTAATAGACCATTCCCTGATAATTATACAAGACCATTGCTCTCACAGAATCATAGCCATCCAGATTCAATTCAGTTTGCTTGCCCCATTGAAATGTATGTGGTGGCCTCATTGTAAATCCCTAATGGGAACGTGTTCACATGACAAAAGCACCACACGATTAAGCAAAATTGGACCCCTGGGAAGTGTAAGTTGAGAAAAAGGCTCAGAATGATGAATGTGGGCAGGTTGTGAACACAAATACAGGCACCTTGTCATAGGGTTTTGTTAAGCTGTAGTATTGTCCAGGACATCTAATCCTGCAAGGGTTTTACATGGGCTTACAAACTAAGCATATCTGCATATTTACCAGTTAAATGCACACACCTAAATAGAGATGATTGAAGCTCCTAAAatatcaatataaaaataaaatattgcatttAAATGAACACCATTTGGTTTatcttttttttaagaattttgtatTGTTTCAATTTGATCGCCATTGAGCATAAAGTAGCTAAATGGTGCAAAAATGAGCAGTCAAAGCACCCATCATATTTTATTTAGTGTAGTCAATATGCACTTTCAAATACTCTTTGAACTAATTTACAAAATTGCAAGGAAATGTGCAACAGTTCATATCAAATGCAGGCACCCAGAGATACCTACACGTACCTAAAACAGACTCCCATATTTTGCTTTTGTGTCCAAATCCAGGGACAAAGCACTAACACTTAGGTAGGAAAGCTTGTGGCTACATCCAACCCCTACACATCCATATTGGTCCATCACTATAATTGGCTGCCTCACTGGCCAATAAGAATGAGCAGGAGACAGAAAGTACAGAGCGAGCTTCAGCACTTCCAGGAAGTTCCAACGCTTTGTTAGAATTGTCCAACAGTCAACTACAAACGTAAAGCAAtagatgcctttttttttcttttgttcaacccaccagttaaaaaaaattactaaatttcCCCATCCACAGAAAGACTTCActgccatcagaataaactgattAGCACTGCTGGCTATAGCTTGTGGGAAAACCCTACAGGGTCGTTGTACAGTTGATCTCTAGATTGACTTCCATACAATCAAAGtgcccatacatgggtcaaaatttgtccagtccctgctgaatcggctgaaTTCCAAtgcctgtatggccagcttaaatcatTATATTGTCTGTACCACcacaatttatatattttgtttcatgAGAGATCCTCTTCATCATACAGTTTAGCCAGCTTTGGTCAGACCTGTTTGTTTAGGGGAAGCAAAGTTGATTGGTCATGTTACACTTTTCTACctgacagggccgtctttagcgcagggcaaacggggcacttgccctgggcccaatctttgttggggggcccgcgctagccgtgaattggggccccgatcacagctttgcagagcgcacagaggacacgggaggatgtattcctcgctagccagctgagagggggcagggccgggagctccactgacgctctgaccccgcccacgtgcagcctgtgtactcggaaaagagcttctgtagtgagagccagtgatcgga
This window of the Aquarana catesbeiana isolate 2022-GZ linkage group LG01, ASM4218655v1, whole genome shotgun sequence genome carries:
- the LOC141122386 gene encoding apelin receptor early endogenous ligand-like, with the translated sequence MDFQKLFYIFLIILMTLFLVNGQRPANQGQRRRVHRHNCFLKRCMPLHSRVPFP